From a single Clostridium isatidis genomic region:
- the rpsR gene encoding 30S ribosomal protein S18, translated as MKDVKKSSGRIRRSRKKVCAFCVEKSEQIDYKDINKLRKFVTERGKILPRRISGTCAKHQRELTTAIKRSRNIALLPFTTE; from the coding sequence ATGAAAGATGTAAAAAAATCTAGTGGAAGAATTAGAAGATCTAGAAAAAAAGTATGTGCTTTTTGCGTAGAAAAGTCTGAACAAATAGATTACAAAGATATTAATAAGTTAAGAAAATTCGTTACAGAAAGAGGTAAGATATTACCAAGAAGAATTTCTGGAACATGCGCTAAGCATCAAAGAGAATTAACAACTGCTATAAAGAGATCAAGAAATATAGCATTATTACCATTTACAACAGAGTAA
- a CDS encoding single-stranded DNA-binding protein, whose protein sequence is MNKVILIGRLTKDPELSYAAGSGVAVARFTLAVTRPFKRDEADFINCVAFNKTAETIGQYLAKGRQIAVTGNIRTGSYDAKDGTKRYTTDVVVETFEFIGTNNSGMGGRENNSFDNGYGASNMDSDYSNSSNFGGINFDEDMTPVDDGDMPF, encoded by the coding sequence ATGAATAAGGTTATACTTATTGGTAGACTAACAAAAGATCCAGAGTTAAGTTATGCAGCTGGAAGTGGAGTTGCGGTAGCAAGATTCACATTAGCAGTTACAAGGCCTTTTAAAAGGGATGAAGCTGACTTTATAAACTGTGTAGCTTTTAATAAAACTGCTGAGACAATAGGACAATATCTTGCTAAAGGAAGACAAATCGCTGTAACTGGAAATATTAGAACCGGCAGTTATGATGCAAAAGATGGAACTAAAAGATATACAACAGATGTTGTAGTTGAAACTTTTGAGTTTATTGGAACTAATAATTCTGGAATGGGCGGAAGAGAAAATAATTCATTTGACAATGGATATGGCGCTTCTAATATGGATTCTGATTATTCAAATTCCTCTAATTTCGGGGGAATAAATTTTGATGAGGATATGACTCCAGTAGATGATGGAGATATGCCTTTCTAA
- the rpsF gene encoding 30S ribosomal protein S6 has translation MRKYETIFIQHPSLDEEACKANIEKFKGVIENGGGTVENVDVWGKRKLAYEIAKINEGFYTLINFSADSELPKELDRIFRITDGVIRHIIVKQEA, from the coding sequence ATGAGAAAGTACGAAACTATATTCATACAACACCCATCATTAGATGAAGAAGCTTGCAAAGCTAACATCGAAAAATTTAAGGGTGTAATAGAAAATGGTGGAGGAACAGTAGAAAACGTTGATGTTTGGGGTAAGAGAAAGCTTGCTTACGAAATCGCAAAGATTAACGAAGGTTTCTATACATTAATCAACTTCAGTGCTGATTCAGAATTACCTAAAGAATTAGACAGAATTTTCAGAATCACTGATGGTGTTATAAGACACATCATTGTTAAACAAGAAGCGTAA
- a CDS encoding DUF951 domain-containing protein → MIENFDLGDIVQMKKEHPCGNNKFEITRLGADIKIKCIECGRIVMLPRSKFQKNAKKLIKADQV, encoded by the coding sequence ATGATAGAGAATTTTGATTTAGGAGATATAGTACAAATGAAAAAGGAGCATCCTTGTGGAAATAATAAGTTTGAAATAACAAGGTTGGGGGCAGACATAAAAATTAAATGCATAGAATGTGGAAGAATAGTAATGCTTCCAAGAAGTAAGTTTCAAAAAAATGCAAAGAAATTAATAAAAGCAGATCAAGTTTAG
- a CDS encoding mechanosensitive ion channel family protein, with protein sequence MKGLFAILKISKNLDGGFNVNINWESIFDKSGELLEQLINKLILILIVIICANLVRKFSDKLIDRFVERQVKSKSNFSIDKNKAMTVGTILKSTVKYAVYFSGTAIIISNIFKVSAAVLSGIGFVVGIGAQSLVKDLINGFFILFEDQYGVGDYITVGEFSGIVENIGIRSTVLKDFNGDTHIIPNGSISEISNHSRGNISFIVDIEISNEEDVDKAIEIMKESCEKFADEYKDDIVQKPEVLGVKALNVYGTTITISGKAKPLSQWKLERALRKQLKVTLYENNIKMPYLKTQIIN encoded by the coding sequence AAAGGTTTGTTTGCAATATTAAAGATAAGTAAAAATCTGGATGGGGGATTTAATGTAAATATCAATTGGGAATCTATATTTGATAAAAGTGGAGAGTTACTAGAGCAACTTATAAATAAATTAATACTTATCTTAATTGTAATAATTTGTGCTAATTTAGTAAGAAAATTTTCTGATAAGCTTATAGATAGGTTTGTAGAAAGGCAGGTTAAGAGCAAATCTAACTTTTCAATTGATAAGAATAAAGCTATGACTGTTGGAACAATATTAAAAAGCACAGTAAAATATGCTGTTTATTTTTCTGGAACTGCAATTATAATTAGTAATATATTCAAGGTTTCGGCAGCTGTATTAAGTGGAATAGGTTTTGTGGTAGGTATAGGAGCACAAAGTTTAGTTAAAGATTTAATAAATGGATTTTTTATATTGTTTGAAGACCAATATGGGGTAGGAGATTATATTACGGTTGGTGAATTTAGTGGAATTGTTGAAAACATAGGGATACGTTCAACTGTTCTTAAAGATTTTAATGGAGATACACATATAATTCCAAATGGAAGTATAAGTGAAATTTCAAATCATTCAAGAGGAAATATAAGCTTTATAGTGGACATAGAAATTTCAAATGAAGAAGATGTAGATAAGGCAATAGAAATAATGAAAGAGAGCTGTGAAAAGTTTGCAGATGAATATAAAGATGATATTGTTCAAAAGCCAGAAGTTTTAGGTGTTAAGGCACTTAATGTATATGGAACAACAATTACTATATCAGGAAAAGCTAAACCTTTATCACAGTGGAAATTAGAAAGAGCTTTAAGGAAGCAATTAAAGGTTACTTTATATGAGAATAATATAAAAATGCCTTATCTTAAAACTCAAATAATAAATTAA